In Mangifera indica cultivar Alphonso chromosome 1, CATAS_Mindica_2.1, whole genome shotgun sequence, a single genomic region encodes these proteins:
- the LOC123216747 gene encoding receptor-like protein EIX2 yields MKPAMSIVVTFLFLGLLTVSFRYASSYQQGCIESERIALLRFQQDLEDRSNRLASWGHGNCCSWDGVVCHNMSGHVLELHLGNPLSLSNSEADPLIGKINPSLLDLKQLIYFDLSGNAFERAQIPQFLGSMKNLKYLDLSRAGFVGMIPHELGNLSNLEYLDLSHSYIHPGDLFVENFQWLSRLSHLEHLSLSWVNLSKSFDWLQVISRLPSLEEIKLSACELHHFPSLPLANFSSLFTLDLSDNYFEGSIPGLLQNLTSLVHLDLSNNFFNSSIPEWLSGFRHLEVLSLQYNGLQGKFSGPLGNLTSIRTLDLSGNTFEDKIPMSWGKLCSLRAISLSDSALNQEISEVLHIFSTCASNVLEWLELTGCQVYGPLTNQLGEFKQLVTLLLSKNSISGPVPSSLGELSSLQILQISHNKLNGTLSEAHFSNLTILWLFDLSENLLTLEVSPHWIPLFDLLILALSSCHIGPQFPVWLALQKDLLFLDISNSGISDKIPTYLFTFPDLLFVNLSHNQLYREIPNLSGSFNLTRLDLSWNNLSGPLPLIPPLLRSLDLSKNVLSGSIFHFLCSGMHLFKSKLQILILKENFLQGELPDCWMNRQNLKVLNLGSNKFTGILPDSIGTLSSLLSLRLRKNDLSGSIPASLENCTELLAFDISGNNFVGNIPAWIGENFLRMMVLNLSSNKFEGLFPVGICHLASLQILDIAHNNLFGAVPGCIGNLSAMMSRSYSEDVSIQIRFDEGPFTTYASLEEASPVMKGRTFTFTRLDRRIDLSGNSLSGKIPVEVTNLGALQSLNLSHNLFTGSIPQNIGAMRSLESIDLSGNQLSGKLPESISTLICLSQLNVSNNNLVGKIPTGLQGFDASGFTGNELCGPPLPNNCTATAVVPDSRNAGGEVNWFNRGMPAGFAVGFWSVIGPLLVKRRWRSAYNLFLDRLGYRISFFMRKYFRINL; encoded by the coding sequence ATGAAACCAGCCATGAGCATTGTTGTTACTTTTCTTTTCCTGGGGTTACTTACCGTAAGCTTCCGCTATGCAAGCTCTTACCAGCAGGGTTGTATCGAAAGTGAGAGAATTGCCCTTCTAAGGTTCCAGCAAGATCTTGAAGATCGTTCCAACCGGCTAGCCTCTTGGGGTCATGGAAATTGTTGTTCATGGGATGGTGTCGTCTGTCACAACATGTCAGGCCATGTCCTTGAGCTGCACCTGGGAAATCCTCTCAGCTTATCCAATTCTGAAGCTGACCCGTTAATTGGTAAGATCAATCCTTCTCTGCTTGATTTAAAACAATTGATTTACTTTGACTTGAGCGGTAATGCATTTGAAAGAGCTCAGATTCCTCAGTTTCTTGGCTCTATGAAGAATCTAAAATATCTTGATCTTTCTAGAGCTGGATTTGTTGGAATGATTCCCCACGAGCTTGGAAATCTCTCAAATCTGGAATATCTTGATCTCAGTCACAGTTATATTCATCCTGGGGATTTATTTGTTGAGAATTTCCAGTGGCTATCCAGGCTTTCTCACTTGGAACATCTTAGCTTGAGTTGGGTAAATCTCAGCAAATCTTTTGATTGGTTGCAGGTGATAAGCCGACTCCCTTCCTTGGAAGAGATAAAACTGTCAGCTTGTGAACTCCATCACTTTCCTTCACTTCCCCTTGcaaatttttcttctcttttcacaCTTGATTTGAGTGATAACTACTTTGAAGGTTCAATCCCTGGCTTGCTTCAGAACTTAACTTCTCTTGTACATCTTGATTTATCTAATAACTTTTTCAATTCTTCAATACCTGAGTGGTTGTCCGGATTTAGGCATCTTGAAGTCCTTTCTCTTCAGTACAATGGCTTGCAGGGTAAATTTTCAGGACCTCTTGGAAACCTGACTTCCATTCGAACACTTGATCTCTCAGGCAATACATTTGAAGACAAAATCCCAATGTCATGGGGAAAACTCTGCAGCTTAAGGGCAATATCTCTCTCAGATTCTGCGTTGAACCAGGAAATTTCTGAAGTCCTGCATATTTTCTCAACATGTGCTTCAAATGTACTAGAGTGGTTGGAGTTGACGGGTTGTCAAGTTTATGGCCCTTTGACCAATCAACTTGGAGAATTTAAACAGCTGGTCACCCTTCTTCTTTCTAAAAACTCTATTTCTGGTCCTGTTCCATCGTCTTTAGGAGAACTTTCATCCTTGCAAATTCTACAAATTTCACACAACAAATTGAATGGAACTCTTTCTGAAGCCCATTTTTCCAATCTCACAATATTATGGCTTTTTGATTTATCTGAAAATTTGCTGACGTTGGAAGTGAGTCCTCACTGGATTCCTCTTTTTGATCTTTTAATATTAGCATTGAGTTCTTGTCATATAGGGCCCCAATTTCCTGTGTGGCTTGCTCTACAAAAGGATCTTCTGTTTTTGGATATTTCGAACTCGGGAATTTCAGATAAGATTCCaacatatttatttacatttccTGATCTCCTATTTGTGAATCTCTCTCATAATCAACTCTACAGGGAGATTCCAAATTTAAGTGGATCTTTTAATCTTACAAGACTTGATCTGAGTTGGAATAATTTATCAGGTCCGTTACCTCTCATACCCCCTCTTTTGCGTTCACTTGATCTTTCGAAAAATGTTTTATCAGGAtccattttccattttttgtgTTCTGGGATGCACTTGTTCAAGAGTAAGCTGCAAATTCTCATTCTTAAAGAGAATTTTTTGCAAGGAGAGTTGCCTGATTGTTGGATGAATCGGCAGAACTTGAAAGTTCTGAATTTAGGCAGCAATAAATTCACTGGCATTCTTCCGGACTCCATTGGAACTCTAAGTTCCCTGTTGTCTCTCCGTCTTCGCAAAAACGATCTCTCTGGATCAATACCAGCATCACTTGAAAACTGTACAGAGCTACTAGCATTTGATATTAGCGGAAATAATTTTGTTGGAAACATTCCAGCTTGGATTGGAGAAAATTTCCTCAGGATGATGGTTCTCAACCTTAGTTCGAACAAGTTTGAAGGCCTTTTTCCTGTAGGAATTTGTCACCTTGCTtctcttcaaattttggataTTGCTCACAACAATTTATTTGGAGCCGTTCCAGGATGTATCGGTAACTTGAGTGCCATGATGAGCAGGAGCTATTCTGAAGATGTGTCTATACAGATTCGATTCGATGAAGGTCCATTTACAACCTATGCTTCTCTTGAGGAGGCATCTCCAGTGATGAAAGGAAGAACATTCACCTTCACCAGACTGGATAGAAGAATAGACCTTTCCGGAAATAGTTTATCTGGGAAGATTCCTGTAGAAGTGACGAATCTTGGAGCACTGCAATCGCTGAATTTGTCCCACAATCTTTTTACTGGAAGCATTCCACAGAATATTGGTGCTATGAGATCATTGGAGTCCATTGATTTGTCAGGAAATCAACTTTCTGGAAAACTTCCAGAGAGCATTTCAACCTTGATATGCTTGAGTCAGTTGAATGTATCAAATAACAACTTAGTTGGGAAAATTCCTACAGGCTTACAAGGATTTGATGCCTCCGGTTTTACAGGCAACGAACTTTGCGGACCTCCACTTCCAAATAACTGTACAGCGACTGCTGTGGTACCCGATTCCAGAAATGCAGGAGGGGAGGTGAACTGGTTCAATAGAGGAATGCCAGCTGGGTTTGCGGTGGGATTCTGGAGTGTCATAGGTCCTTTGCTTGTCAAGAGGAGATGGAGATCGGCATATAATCTTTTCTTGGATCGCCTTGGATACAGAATCAGCTTTTTTATGAGGAAGTATTTCCGGATTAATctgtaa
- the LOC123213707 gene encoding uncharacterized protein LOC123213707: MESQKRKLVMGLFVLAMTTMIVSNVFAWTGEIHGRVVCDVCGDSSIGPEDHVLEGAEVAVLCITKSGEVLNYQAFTNAKGIYTVAETMPESDRWDACLARPISSFHEHCTHLGGGSAGVKFSYNHPSGYFHTVKPFVYRHGSAPTYCM, encoded by the exons ATGGAATCTCAGAAGAGAAAACTGGTTATGGGTCTCTTTGTTTTGGCTATGACAACAATGATTGTATCAAATGTTTTTGCTTGGACGGGTGAGATCCACGGAAGAGTTGTCTGTGATGTCTGTGGTGACTCCTCTATTGGACCTGAAGATCATGTTCTTGAAG GTGCTGAGGTTGCTGTTCTCTGCATAACAAAATCTGGGGAAGTTCTAAACTATCAGGCATTTACAAATGCTAAGGGGATATATACAGTGGCTGAGACAATGCCTGAAAGCGACCGGTGGGATGCATGTCTGGCACGACCAATAAGTAGTTTCCATGAACACTGCACTCATCTAGGAGGAGGCAGTGCTGGAGTTAAGTTCAGCTACAATCATCCATCAGGCTATTTTCACACTGTCAAACCTTTTGTCTATCGCCATGGCAGTGCACCAACTTACTGCATGTGA
- the LOC123210641 gene encoding uncharacterized protein LOC123210641 produces MEKVLQVGVQVREALTVPPTSDGIPTKKLAHFLKPTMKSSTDVVFELPSHCLDHLPPASEPKNWPLKVAYHGWRFPQMNWRRWVEKMVSLYECAWEKVGIREAILNSVYQIKRNDNLILGLAERWCPATKSFIFSWGEATITLEDMMIAGYSVLGSPVFCPVEEDELKQLEKKLSEADMELKRSKSGKAHHCLWMKKFMDSGSEIEHEAFLALWLSRFVLSPSDVIVKSVFPIVVHLARGTRIALAPAVLASIYNDLSSLKEKIVALTKLDNWGDEVNELAIAIRSPFQLVQIWAWERFSHLRPDPNLIKTGEPRFARWHSQNIIVENVRKVINSSKDDFDWRPYVKPVKNWKFPKFYGEKEMWISVNPNLSEELLSFAHCLRVSELVGLKCIEQYLPHRVAMQFGMDQDLPVHVARINETAYVAWSYYSQPICYALYIPCRLNEGDVTSRYSEWWKQSISGLQGASERSFIGTKKIMETAKGKKEAGTSSSIKTKPVTNAKNFIKRFKITQRRFDGLNKMDGASAHSSSSLKSLWKGNDSLVPPGFPPKSDVAATRDIVEEYDMTVADFSKHSKKHDNGKNKQVPAVEHLSSKSKKFSSSTTGDEALKRIDPQTELAEEILQDEPDIATDSKARDQDHIHDGLWIQDGEEHHSENTMKILELQFEERVSKLERIFALLKAERLSHG; encoded by the coding sequence ATGGAGAAAGTACTACAAGTTGGCGTTCAAGTGAGGGAAGCGCTGACGGTTCCACCAACAAGTGATGGGATTCCTACTAAGAAGCTGGCCCATTTTCTCAAACCGACCATGAAATCTTCTACAGATGTGGTCTTTGAGCTTCCTTCACATTGTCTTGACCATTTACCGCCCGCTTCTGAGCCCAAAAATTGGCCTTTGAAAGTGGCATATCATGGATGGAGGTTCCCACAAATGAATTGGAGAAGATGGGTTGAAAAGATGGTTTCTTTGTATGAATGCGCATGGGAGAAAGTTGGCATACGAGAAGCCATTTTGAATTCTGTCTATCAAATTAAGAGAAATGATAATCTGATTCTTGGTCTTGCTGAGAGATGGTGTCCAGCAactaaaagtttcattttttcttggGGTGAAGCTACAATTACTCTAGAAGATATGATGATTGCAGGGTACTCTGTGTTGGGGTCCCCTGTATTTTGCCCTGTTGAAGAGGATGAGTTGAAGCAGTTGGAAAAGAAATTGAGTGAAGCAGACATGGAACTCAAAAGGAGTAAAAGCGGGAAGGCACATCATTGCTTATGGATGAAGAAATTCATGGATAGTGGGAGCGAAATTGAACACGAAGCTTTTCTTGCCTTGTGGTTGTCAAGGTTTGTACTTAGCCCAAGTGATGTAATTGTCAAATCTGTATTTCCTATTGTGGTGCATTTAGCTAGAGGGACTAGAATTGCCCTTGCACCTGCTGTTCTTGCCAGCATTTACAATGATTTGAGTTCATTGAAAGAAAAGATTGTTGCTTTAACTAAGTTAGACAATTGGGGAGATGAAGTTAATGAATTAGCTATTGCTATACGTTCACCATTTCAGTTGGTCCAAATTTGGGCTTGGGAAAGGTTTTCGCACTTGAGGCCAGATCCTAATTTGATCAAAACTGGTGAACCTAGATTTGCCCGTTGGCATTCACAAAATATTATTGTTGAGAATGTGAGGAAAGTAATAAATTCATCAAAAGACGATTTCGATTGGCGTCCCTATGTAAAACCTgttaaaaattggaaatttcCCAAGTTCtatggagaaaaagaaatgtgGATTTCGGTTAATCCTAATTTGTCTGAAGAACTACTGTCATTTGCTCATTGCTTGAGGGTTTCTGAGCTAGTTGGCCTTAAATGTATAGAGCAATACCTTCCGCATCGTGTTGCGATGCAATTTGGAATGGACCAAGATCTTCCAGTTCACGTTGCCCGAATTAATGAGACTGCATATGTTGCATGGAGTTATTACAGTCAGCCAATTTGTTATGCTTTGTATATTCCATGCCGGCTGAATGAGGGTGATGTAACTAGCCGATACTCAGAGTGGTGGAAACAATCAATTTCAGGTCTGCAAGGTGCCAGTGAGCGTAGCTTCATTGGTACTAAGAAGATCATGGAGACcgcaaaaggaaagaaagaagctGGTACTTCATCAAGCATTAAGACAAAGCCGGTAACAAATGCAAAAAACTTTATCAAAAGGTTCAAAATAACACAAAGGAGGTTTGATGGACTGAATAAAATGGATGGTGCCTCTGCTCATTCTAGTTCTTCACTGAAGAGTTTGTGGAAGGGCAATGATTCCTTGGTTCCTCCGGGTTTTCCTCCGAAATCTGATGTGGCAGCAACAAGGGATATAGTGGAGGAATATGATATGACTGTTGCAGATTTTTCAAAACACAGTAAAAAGCATGATAATGGGAAGAATAAACAGGTTCCAGCCGTTGAACATTTGTCAagtaaatctaaaaaattttcctCGTCAACCACAGGTGATGAGGCTCTTAAAAGGATTGATCCACAGACAGAATTGGCAGAAGAAATTTTGCAGGATGAACCTGATATTGCAACTGATAGTAAAGCAAGGGATCAAGATCATATTCATGATGGGTTGTGGATACAGGATGGCGAAGAACATCACAGTGAAAATACAATGAAGATACTGGAATTACAATTTGAAGAACGGGTCAGTAAGCTTGAGAGGATCTTTGCGCTGCTGAAAGCTGAAAGACTTTCTCATGGATAA